Proteins encoded in a region of the Sparus aurata chromosome 6, fSpaAur1.1, whole genome shotgun sequence genome:
- the LOC115583397 gene encoding potassium voltage-gated channel subfamily A member 2 yields the protein MTVATGDPSDEAAAHPGHPQDYDPEADHECCERVVINISGLRFETQLKTLSQFPETLLGDPKKRMRYFDPLRNEYFFDRNRPSFDAILYYYQSGGRLRRPVNVTLDIFSEEIRFYELGDEAIEIFREDEGFIKEEERPLPDNEFQRQVWLLFEYPESSGPARIIAIISVMVILISIVSFCLETLPIFRNDEDDMHKSHAKVFYPETNTTVISYTNTYFTDPFFILETLCIIWFSFEFLVRFFACPSKAGFFGNIMNIIDIVAIIPYFITLGTELADRPEDGQAGQQAMSLAILRVIRLVRVFRIFKLSRHSKGLQILGQTLKASMRELGLLIFFLFIGVILFSSAVYFAEADEPESQFESIPDAFWWAVVSMTTVGYGDMVPTTIGGKIVGSLCAIAGVLTIALPVPVIVSNFNYFYHRETEGEEQAQYLQVNVAKADSAEELKKSRSGSTISKSDYMEIQEAVNNSNEDFQEENLKTANCTLANTNYVNITKMLTDV from the coding sequence ATGACTGTTGCCACAGGCGACCCCTCTGACGAGGCGGCGGCACACCCGGGCCACCCGCAGGACTACGACCCGGAGGCCGACCATGAGTGTTGCGAGAGGGTGGTCATCAACATCTCAGGGCTGCGCTTTGAGACTCAACTCAAAACCCTCTCCCAGTTCCCCGAGACTCTGCTGGGGGACCCCAAAAAGAGGATGCGTTACTTTGACCCGCTGAGGAACGAGTACTTTTTCGACAGGAACAGGCCCAGCTTTGACGCCATATTGTATTATTACCAATCAGGGGGGCGGCTAAGAAGGCCGGTCAACGTCACCCTTGATATTTTCTCAGAGGAGATTCGCTTCTACGAGCTGGGCGACGAGGCCATCGAGATATTCAGAGAAGACGAGGGTTTCATCAAGGAGGAGGAGCGGCCTCTTCCCGACAATGAGTTTCAGAGACAGGTGTGGCTGCTGTTCGAGTACCCAGAGAGCTCAGGTCCTGCTAGGATTATCGCCATAATCTCTGTCATGGTCATCCTGATATCCATTGTCAGTTTTTGCCTGGAGACCCTCCCCATTTTCCGCAACGATGAGGACGATATGCACAAGTCTCATGCAAAAGTCTTTTACCCTGAGACCAACACCACAGTCATCAGCTACACAAACACCTATTTCACCGACCCCTTCTTCATCCTGGAGACTCTCTGCATTATATGGTTCTCCTTTGAGTTTCTAGTGCGCTTCTTCGCCTGCCCCAGCAAAGCAGGCTTTTTTGGTAATATAATGAACATTATTGATATTGTCGCCATCATCCCTTACTTCATCACTCTCGGAACAGAGCTGGCAGACAGGCCGGAGGATGGTCAAGCGGGTCAGCAAGCCATGTCCTTAGCCATTCTCAGGGTCATCCGCTTGGTGCGAGTCTTCAGAATTTTCAAGCTCTCCCGTCACTCCAAGGGGCTTCAGATTTTGGGTCAGACCCTGAAAGCCAGTATGAGAGAGCTCGGCCTgctcatcttcttcctcttcatagGGGTCATCCTTTTCTCAAGCGCCGTCTACTTCGCCGAAGCAGACGAGCCCGAGTCGCAGTTCGAGAGCATCCCGGATGCGTTCTGGTGGGCTGTGGTGTCCATGACAACAGTCGGCTATGGCGATATGGTCCCGACTACGATTGGCGGCAAGATCGTGGGTTCCCTCTGTGCCATTGCAGGTGTGCTCACCATTGCCTTGCCCGTGCCTGTCATCGTGTCCAACTTCAACTACTTCTACCACCGGGAGACTGAAGGTGAGGAACAGGCGCAGTACCTGCAGGTCAACGTGGCCAAAGCCGACTCAGCCGAGGAACTGAAGAAGAGCCGGAGCGGCTCCACCATCAGTAAATCGGACTATATGGAGATCCAGGAGGCTGTGAACAACAGCAACGAGGACTTTCAGGAGGAGAACCTTAAGACGGCCAACTGCACGCTGGCCAACACAAACTATGTAAACATCACCAAAATGCTCACCGACGTGTAG
- the LOC115582732 gene encoding potassium voltage-gated channel subfamily A member 10 has product MEVPLVNFENMDDVGINLGDPNDSGYPTSPTSEAPDQNLFPLQSPHRGRRGHSSGQEGLSPSTPPTLTTKANSSSASLISNLKLLINSESPTDSVFSKMAKDCYENEDLFERHCMEEKDEKVVINISGLMFETQLSTLNKFPETLLGDPMKRISYFDPMKNEYFFDRNRPSFDGILYYYQSGGRIRRPANVPLDVFANEIVFYELGHEAMEQFREDEGFIKEPEVLLPTNELQRQFWLLFEYPESSSAAKSVALVSVFVIVISIFIFCLETLPEFREDNDFTPALTQMINGTQDAPHPAAKDVMAYFTDPFFIVETICIIWFCFEVGVRFVVCPSKRDFFNNIMNTIDIVSIIPYFVTLGTELATTPDDDMNSGQNMSLAILRIIRLVRVFRIFKLSRHSKGLQILGQTLKASMRELGLLIFFLFIGVILFSSAIYFAEVDEPQTQFVSIPDGFWWAVVTMTTVGYGDMCPITMGGKMVGTLCAIAGVLTIALPVPVIVSNFNYFYHRETEQEEKQIMDAAAEAAQKMSAANKYGSTPSLNKSNGTWQNEKNGMH; this is encoded by the coding sequence ATGGAGGTGCCGCTTGTTAATTTTGAAAACATGGATGATGTCGGCATCAACCTGGGAGACCCGAATGACTCCGGGTACCCGACATCGCCAACCTCAGAGGCCCCCGATCAGAATCTCTTCCCCCTACAGTCGCCGCATAGAGGACGACGTGGACATTCGTCTGGTCAGGAGGGGTTGTCACCGTCCACTCCCCCGACTCTGACCACTAAAGCGAACTCCAGCAGCGCCAGTTTGATCTCTAACCTGAAGCTCCTGATCAACAGCGAGTCCCCCACTGACAGCGTCTTCAGTAAGATGGCGAAGGATTGCTACGAGAATGAAGATTTGTTTGAAAGGCACTGCATGGAAGAAAAAGACGAGAAAGTCGTCATCAATATTTCGGGCCTTATGTTCGAGACCCAACTCAGCACCCTGAATAAGTTCCCCGAGACGCTGCTCGGCGACCCCATGAAGAGGATAAGCTACTTCGACCCCATGAAAAACGAGTATTTTTTTGACAGGAACCGGCCGTCGTTTGATGGTATTCTGTACTACTATCAGTCAGGAGGGAGAATCCGCAGACCGGCCAACGTTCCCTTAGATGTGTTCGCAAATGAAATCGTTTTCTACGAGTTGGGTCATGAGGCGATGGAGCAGTTTCGCGAAGACGAAGGGTTTATCAAAGAGCCAGAGGTCCTTTTGCCCACCAACGAACTCCAGCGACAGTTCTGGCTCCTGTTTGAATACCCAGAGAGCTCCAGTGCGGCCAAATCTGTAGCTCtggtttctgtgtttgtcatcgtcatttccattttcatcTTCTGCCTGGAGACTCTGCCAGAGTTTAGGGAGGACAATGACTTTACCCCGGCTTTAACCCAAATGATCAACGGGACCCAAGATGCTCCTCATCCCGCCGCCAAAGACGTGATGGCGTATTTCACAGACCCCTTTTTCATTGTGGAGACTATTTGCATCATCTGGTTCTGCTTTGAAGTCGGCGTCCGTTTCGTGGTGTGCCCCAGCAAGCGCGATTTCTTCAACAACATCATGAACACCATTGACATAGTCTCTATAATTCCATACTTTGTAACCCTGGGAACGGAGCTGGCTACGACCCCTGACGATGACATGAACTCTGGTCAGAACATGTCCCTGGCAATCTTAAGAATCATCCGTCTGGTGAGAGTTTTCAGAATTTTTAAGCTCTCCCGACACTCGAAAGGGCTCCAGATCTTGGGGCAGACCTTGAAAGCCAGCATGAGGGAACTTGGGCTGCTCATCTTCTTCCTTTTTATAGGAGTCATCCTATTCTCAAGTGCCATCTACTTTGCAGAAGTGGATGAGCCCCAGACGCAGTTTGTTAGCATCCCCGACGGCTTCTGGTGGGCCGTGGTGACGATGACCACTGTGGGATACGGAGACATGTGCCCCATCACGATGGGAGGCAAAATGGTCGGCACCCTCTGTGCCATTGCTGGTGTGCTGACCATCGCCTTGCCCGTCCCGGTCATCGTCTCCAACTTTAACTATTTCTACCACCGTGAGactgagcaggaggagaaacagatcATGGACGCGGCGGCGGAGGCCGCGCAGAAAATGTCAGCTGCGAACAAGTACGGAAGCACACCATCGCTTAACAAAAGTAACGGCACCTGGCAGAACGAGAAGAACGGCATGCACTGA